A part of Rattus rattus isolate New Zealand chromosome 4, Rrattus_CSIRO_v1, whole genome shotgun sequence genomic DNA contains:
- the LOC116898840 gene encoding cytochrome c oxidase copper chaperone, whose protein sequence is MPGLAAASPAPPEAQEKKPLKPCCACPETKKARDACIIEKGEEHCGHLIEAHKECMRALGFKI, encoded by the exons ATGCCGGGACTGGCTGCCGCTAGCCCTGCCCCGCCCGAGGCGCAGGAGAAGAAGCCTCTGAAGCCCTGCTGTGCCTGCCCGGAGACCAAGAAGGCGCGTGATGCGTG catcATTGAGAAAGGAGAAGAACACTGTGGACATCTCATCGAGGCCCACAAGGAGTGCATGAGAGCACTGGGATTTAAGATATGA